In Herbinix luporum, a single window of DNA contains:
- a CDS encoding EpsG family protein — MKIYLLNILLLIIYSMIFLQDTPRKNHKIFCLLASLNWIILSGLRDLSIGPDTLKYGYYFEKAKNISWATLWSERVNIFIHETLGKDPGYIVFQKIIQLFAANYRAYLIAIALIFTVPLGIWIYKNSANPLMSFIIYSCLFYSFFSITGTRQTVATAMVVFIGYKFIKKGVFLPFLLLVLIAMTIHFSAICYLPFYFIANKEITNRYLLLYGSIFMGTFIFRVSIFRLGSKLIGYDQYLPFEETGTTWTFSIFLMALTILTLLKKNEILKNNKWAKHYINALLIAALFVPLTFVNPAAMRVIQYYSLFIILLVPEIINSFPKRERFFVFFVAASTLILLLIKNNPTYMFFWQL, encoded by the coding sequence GTGAAAATCTATTTGTTAAATATCTTACTATTAATCATTTACAGTATGATTTTTCTACAAGATACACCTAGGAAAAATCATAAAATATTTTGTTTATTGGCATCATTAAACTGGATTATTTTATCAGGTCTTAGGGATTTATCCATTGGTCCTGACACCTTAAAATACGGCTATTATTTTGAAAAGGCAAAAAATATTTCCTGGGCAACTCTATGGAGTGAAAGGGTAAACATATTTATTCATGAAACTTTAGGTAAGGACCCAGGTTATATTGTATTTCAGAAAATAATTCAATTATTTGCTGCCAATTATCGTGCTTACCTTATTGCTATAGCATTGATATTTACAGTTCCACTGGGGATATGGATTTATAAAAATTCTGCTAATCCCCTAATGAGTTTTATTATTTATTCCTGTTTGTTTTATTCATTCTTTTCTATAACAGGAACTAGGCAGACGGTAGCAACAGCTATGGTGGTATTTATAGGATATAAATTTATAAAGAAAGGTGTATTTTTGCCTTTCTTATTGTTAGTACTAATAGCTATGACTATTCATTTTTCAGCTATTTGCTATTTGCCTTTTTACTTTATTGCCAATAAGGAAATTACAAACAGGTATTTGCTCCTTTATGGATCTATCTTTATGGGAACTTTTATATTTAGAGTTTCAATTTTTAGGCTAGGCAGCAAATTAATTGGCTATGATCAGTATCTTCCCTTTGAGGAAACCGGAACAACCTGGACATTTTCTATTTTTCTTATGGCTTTAACAATTCTTACATTATTGAAGAAAAATGAGATTTTGAAAAATAATAAGTGGGCTAAACATTATATAAATGCACTACTAATTGCAGCCCTGTTTGTACCATTAACCTTTGTTAATCCTGCAGCCATGCGGGTTATCCAATATTATTCACTTTTCATTATCTTATTGGTTCCAGAAATCATCAATTCTTTTCCGAAAAGAGAGAGATTCTTTGTGTTTTTTGTTGCAGCATCAACCTTAATTTTATTGTTAATTAAAAACAATCCTACTTATATGTTTTTTTGGCAGCTGTAA
- a CDS encoding NAD-dependent epimerase/dehydratase family protein produces MKVLITGKDSFIGRNLKEGLENTGEFTVDELDMENEQWQNYDFAPYDTVIHVAAIVHKKKKKIPWETYYQVNTILPYKVAKKARKSRVKQFIFFSSMAVYGQGKKLPFGNIIDEKTGLKPKNYYGKSKLEAEYRLQQLNSEDFKVSIVRPPNIYGYGCPGNYISSFVKLAKLTPVIPVVYTDSKQGFLYIENLCNFIYQIVTEKRSGIFHPQDGEGISTFTFLSEIAGMSNKKVCYSHVLGKVINYLSKIPIVIKVFGGVSYSSSLANYPYNNYSKVDLREALKKTIMGPGDIIKNKKNSGD; encoded by the coding sequence ATGAAGGTTCTAATAACCGGTAAAGACAGTTTTATAGGAAGAAATTTAAAAGAAGGGTTAGAAAACACTGGGGAGTTTACTGTAGATGAATTGGATATGGAAAATGAACAATGGCAAAATTATGATTTTGCACCTTATGATACTGTAATACATGTGGCTGCAATTGTACATAAGAAAAAGAAGAAAATTCCTTGGGAGACTTATTATCAGGTAAATACAATCCTTCCATACAAGGTGGCTAAAAAAGCAAGAAAAAGCCGGGTAAAACAATTTATATTTTTTAGTTCAATGGCAGTTTATGGTCAAGGTAAAAAATTACCTTTTGGAAATATAATTGATGAAAAGACCGGCTTGAAACCAAAAAATTATTATGGAAAAAGTAAGTTAGAGGCTGAATATAGGCTGCAGCAGTTAAATTCAGAAGATTTTAAAGTATCTATTGTAAGACCACCAAATATATATGGCTATGGTTGTCCCGGTAATTATATCAGTTCATTTGTAAAATTGGCTAAATTAACACCGGTAATACCGGTTGTTTATACTGATAGTAAACAAGGTTTTTTATATATAGAAAATCTTTGCAACTTTATATATCAAATAGTTACTGAGAAAAGATCAGGAATTTTTCATCCACAGGATGGAGAGGGGATAAGTACTTTTACCTTTTTATCAGAAATAGCCGGTATGAGCAATAAAAAAGTTTGCTACTCCCATGTTTTAGGAAAAGTAATAAATTACCTTAGTAAAATACCCATTGTAATCAAAGTCTTTGGAGGAGTATCCTATAGCAGCAGTTTAGCTAATTATCCATATAATAATTATTCAAAAGTAGATTTAAGGGAAGCATTAAAGAAAACCATAATGGGTCCCGGTGATATTATTAAAAACAAGAAAAATAGCGGTGATTAA
- a CDS encoding aldolase/citrate lyase family protein, translating into MEYKSIKRYLDIISATFGLIFFLPLFLIVGISIKLESKGPIIYKQLRLGLHGKVFTMYKFRTMYLGAEKEGVYELKGDKRVTKVGRILRKTSIDELPQLLNILKGEMSFIGPRPPLTYHPWTFPEYTIAQKKRFMVLPGITGLAQIQGRKDLDWDRRIEYDIEYVDKLSFLLDLKIIFFTILKVFSTKDNLNLSETAKKKEDYPYIKLMYPTNDPKIAKIAEDSGVDWITIDLEIRGKKERQGHLDTLISYHNIEDIKKIKESISKAKIIVRINPMYHGSKEEINRAIEDGADIIMLPYFKTKKEVEDFIRYVNKRAEICLLFETPEAVKNMDDILNIPGINYVHIGINDLSIGYKRKFMFSLLADGTVEEICNKFREKGIPYGFGGIARLGHGMLPAEYILGEIYRLGSSMAIVSRSFCNVHRKDDYEMIEKIFKEGVRDIRRFEDELRKKDYRYFLKNQRVLKAKVAEIEENMKNPIEVKKEDRLKEAKNKRNKRYSYCILTTMSSSIDYWIKPLLPLYNKQGFDLTVICNMTPEYKEELLKNYPYIKAISIPMPRGIDFFGSIKSIYLLYKAFRKGKYHMVQYSTPNASCYGAIAAYLARIPIRLYCQWGMVHVTMKGIKRIIFQIIERIKCLLSTHVQPDSFGNLNYCRKRLFYSKKKSCVIWNGSAKGVDLDKFDIKKKEIYGREIRRQYGINQESIVLGFVGRLGKEKGCVELFEAFKLLEAKYPNLRLLFVGPIERADTINPELMDWFYKNKRIIKTGKVSDVEKYMAAMDIFILPSYREGFGMSVVEAQAMGVAVIVTDIPGPTNGMIAGVSGLTIPVKDIKALVAAARDLINNEEKRKKFGYAGYEYVKNHFDSKIFIKKLLKNRILLVKGCYKK; encoded by the coding sequence ATGGAATATAAAAGTATAAAAAGATATCTGGATATTATATCTGCCACTTTTGGACTAATTTTTTTTCTGCCCCTTTTTCTTATAGTTGGAATATCTATTAAATTAGAATCCAAAGGCCCAATAATTTATAAGCAGTTACGTTTGGGGCTCCATGGCAAAGTATTTACTATGTATAAATTTAGAACCATGTACTTAGGTGCAGAAAAAGAAGGAGTTTATGAATTAAAAGGTGATAAAAGAGTAACAAAAGTCGGCAGAATACTTAGAAAAACCAGCATTGATGAACTTCCTCAATTATTAAATATTCTAAAGGGGGAGATGTCATTTATCGGACCTAGACCCCCTCTTACTTATCATCCATGGACCTTTCCTGAATATACCATAGCTCAGAAAAAACGATTTATGGTGCTTCCGGGAATTACAGGCTTAGCCCAAATACAGGGAAGAAAGGACCTAGATTGGGACAGACGAATAGAATATGACATAGAGTATGTAGATAAATTATCATTTCTTCTTGATTTAAAAATCATTTTCTTTACTATTCTTAAAGTTTTTTCTACAAAAGATAATCTAAATCTTTCTGAAACAGCAAAAAAGAAAGAAGATTACCCATATATCAAACTTATGTACCCAACCAATGATCCTAAAATAGCCAAGATTGCTGAGGATAGCGGTGTTGATTGGATAACTATCGATTTAGAGATAAGAGGTAAAAAAGAGCGACAAGGTCATCTAGATACTTTGATTTCCTATCATAATATTGAAGATATAAAGAAAATTAAAGAGAGTATAAGTAAGGCAAAAATTATTGTACGAATAAACCCCATGTATCATGGTTCTAAAGAAGAAATAAACAGAGCCATTGAAGATGGGGCTGATATTATCATGCTTCCATACTTTAAAACAAAAAAAGAGGTGGAGGATTTTATCCGTTATGTCAATAAAAGGGCAGAAATATGTTTACTATTTGAGACCCCTGAGGCTGTGAAAAACATGGATGATATATTAAACATTCCCGGAATTAATTATGTTCATATAGGAATAAATGACCTTTCTATTGGTTATAAACGAAAATTTATGTTTTCTTTGTTAGCCGATGGTACTGTTGAGGAGATATGTAATAAATTTAGAGAAAAAGGTATTCCCTATGGATTTGGAGGTATTGCAAGACTAGGACATGGTATGCTTCCGGCAGAATATATATTAGGTGAAATTTATCGTCTAGGATCTAGTATGGCAATAGTATCTAGAAGTTTTTGTAATGTCCATAGAAAAGATGATTATGAAATGATAGAAAAGATTTTTAAAGAAGGAGTCAGAGATATTCGTCGTTTTGAGGATGAACTCCGTAAGAAGGATTATAGATATTTCCTTAAAAATCAAAGGGTATTAAAAGCAAAAGTAGCTGAAATAGAAGAAAACATGAAAAATCCTATAGAAGTCAAAAAAGAAGATAGATTAAAAGAAGCTAAGAATAAAAGAAATAAACGATATAGCTACTGCATTCTTACTACTATGTCTAGTTCCATTGATTATTGGATTAAACCCTTGCTGCCTTTATACAATAAACAGGGCTTTGATCTTACAGTAATATGTAATATGACCCCTGAATATAAAGAGGAACTCCTAAAGAATTACCCCTATATAAAGGCAATTTCAATACCAATGCCCAGGGGAATTGATTTTTTCGGCTCCATAAAATCAATTTATCTTTTATATAAAGCATTTCGCAAGGGAAAATATCATATGGTTCAATACTCCACCCCAAATGCCAGTTGTTATGGAGCTATTGCTGCCTATTTAGCAAGAATACCTATACGCTTATACTGCCAGTGGGGTATGGTTCATGTGACAATGAAAGGTATTAAAAGAATTATATTCCAAATCATAGAGCGTATCAAATGTCTGCTATCAACCCATGTGCAACCGGACAGTTTTGGAAATCTAAATTATTGTAGAAAAAGATTGTTCTACTCAAAGAAGAAAAGTTGTGTTATATGGAATGGCAGCGCCAAAGGTGTTGATTTAGATAAATTTGATATAAAAAAGAAAGAAATCTATGGCAGAGAAATTCGAAGGCAGTATGGAATTAATCAGGAGAGTATAGTGTTAGGTTTTGTAGGCCGTTTGGGAAAGGAAAAAGGATGCGTTGAACTTTTTGAAGCTTTCAAATTATTAGAAGCAAAATATCCCAATCTAAGATTACTTTTTGTGGGTCCCATTGAAAGGGCAGACACAATTAATCCAGAGCTAATGGATTGGTTTTATAAAAATAAGCGGATTATAAAAACAGGCAAAGTTTCTGACGTAGAAAAATATATGGCTGCAATGGATATTTTTATTCTGCCCAGCTACAGAGAAGGTTTTGGTATGTCAGTAGTAGAAGCTCAGGCTATGGGGGTAGCTGTTATTGTAACAGATATACCGGGACCCACTAACGGAATGATTGCAGGGGTTAGTGGACTTACTATTCCCGTAAAGGATATAAAGGCCCTTGTAGCTGCAGCAAGAGACTTAATAAATAATGAAGAAAAGCGAAAGAAATTCGGGTATGCAGGCTATGAATATGTAAAAAATCATTTTGATTCAAAGATTTTTATAAAAAAATTATTGAAAAATAGAATCCTTTTAGTGAAAGGTTGTTATAAAAAATGA
- a CDS encoding glycosyltransferase family protein translates to MRVLVVSCSPWKKNNNIGNTYTNIFQGIDNIEVAHICCGGGSPDSDFVKYHLHISEKKILKNLINPKHKCCQLFSSETGIKQVSLNRNKIYDFIRTHRFWLFFFLRDFAWIFKNWICDDLKKFVDDFKPDLIFAQFLDRSYLNQMLFFLKDYTKVPLVVYGWDDVYTLKQFSLSPIFWINRITQRKKLRKISQLSSLMYVISEKQKEEYSKAFGRNCKILYKGFDFKEEPKYESNNLPLKLVFSGNIGTKRYKTLALIASALHEINKDKIRAVLYIYTSTPYSNKMKAMLNYPKSVRRMNFVSSEELAIILQEADILIHAESFDFKEKLKVRLSFSTKLVDYFYSGRCIFAVGSRNLASIDYLSKNQAAVIAYKKSEIERKLNLLINSSSLRNKYALRAWQCGQKNHQIKMIQNTLQNDLMNLLHEK, encoded by the coding sequence ATGAGAGTATTAGTAGTATCTTGTAGTCCCTGGAAAAAAAATAATAATATCGGCAATACCTATACAAATATATTTCAGGGTATTGATAATATAGAAGTTGCCCATATATGCTGCGGTGGGGGAAGTCCCGATAGTGATTTTGTCAAATACCATCTCCACATCAGTGAAAAAAAGATTCTAAAGAATTTAATAAATCCCAAACATAAATGTTGCCAACTATTCTCATCGGAAACAGGCATAAAACAAGTTTCATTAAATAGAAATAAGATATATGATTTTATCCGTACCCATCGTTTTTGGCTGTTTTTTTTCTTAAGAGATTTTGCTTGGATTTTTAAAAATTGGATTTGTGATGATTTAAAAAAATTTGTAGATGATTTTAAACCGGATCTTATTTTTGCACAATTCTTAGATAGAAGTTATTTAAACCAAATGTTATTTTTTCTTAAGGATTATACCAAGGTTCCTTTAGTTGTCTACGGATGGGATGATGTATATACATTAAAGCAATTTTCTTTATCTCCTATCTTTTGGATAAACAGAATCACACAGAGAAAAAAATTAAGAAAGATATCACAACTAAGTTCCCTTATGTATGTAATTTCAGAAAAACAAAAAGAAGAATATTCAAAAGCTTTTGGCCGTAATTGCAAAATATTATATAAAGGTTTTGATTTTAAGGAAGAGCCAAAATATGAAAGTAATAATCTACCTCTAAAATTAGTGTTTTCAGGAAATATTGGAACAAAACGTTATAAAACCCTTGCACTTATTGCTTCTGCTTTACATGAAATAAATAAGGATAAAATAAGGGCTGTTTTATATATTTATACCTCTACTCCTTATAGCAATAAAATGAAAGCAATGCTTAATTATCCGAAAAGTGTTCGTAGAATGAACTTTGTATCATCTGAAGAACTAGCCATAATTTTGCAAGAGGCAGATATATTAATCCATGCAGAATCATTTGATTTTAAGGAGAAGTTAAAGGTAAGATTATCATTTTCTACAAAGCTTGTAGATTATTTTTATAGTGGCAGATGTATTTTTGCTGTTGGTAGTAGAAATCTTGCTTCCATAGACTATTTATCGAAAAACCAGGCAGCAGTTATTGCCTATAAAAAAAGTGAGATAGAAAGAAAATTAAATCTACTTATAAACTCATCAAGCCTGAGAAATAAATATGCCCTAAGGGCATGGCAGTGTGGACAGAAGAATCATCAGATAAAGATGATACAAAACACCTTACAAAATGACTTAATGAATTTATTACATGAGAAGTGA